Sequence from the Thunnus maccoyii chromosome 22, fThuMac1.1, whole genome shotgun sequence genome:
caaataataataataataataataataataataatgaaaagatCAACGCATGGATGTCTGGCCCAAGGAACCTCAATTGTCAGAGACGGTCCTGCCCTTTATCACCATCCTTCATAACTTTCAcgtgaaatatgttttttttaattaattaatgcattCCCAGAATTCTACATATCGTTTTAGAtcatagtttttatttgttttaactagtgtttgtgtgtgtgtgtgtgtgtgtgtgtgtgtgtgtgtgtgtgtgtgtgtgtgtgtgtgtcagcgctGTTTGGAGGGATAAATCGATTGTGTTGCATTTCctacattttttaatgtctcAGCCCCTGTATTCGGGTCTAATAAAGAGCCTTTAAACGTACCTGTAGATAGACTGAATTTTTGAATAGTTTTCTGTCTCAGCTGCTGTCCAGTcatcttcttcagctgctcttCATTCTCGCACAGATCGATGAACTTTTCTTGTCCTAAGGGTCCAATTGCATTCACCACGATACACATTTTTCCACCGAGCCTGTACAGTTTGAACTGGAGTCACTGTTTAGATTTTATATGCGACGATGTTCTTCAGATGTGTGCTCTGGTACAAGAGATCCCGATATAACAGAAACTAAAACGGGGGGCTGTTTTTAAGCAGTGTTTATGGTTCACTCAAAGTCACATGACCTCTCTGAAAGACGAGTAGAcgaaactgaaaacatttattgCCATCCCTCCCTATTTTGTAGAATATCAGTGGGCTACACTAACTCAAGATGGGCTcagaacagacaaaaaacaaacctgatgCTACCGATCTAAAGAGTGATTTAACATCCGAGgagaagaagacgaagaaggAGACGGAGACGGAGAAGGAGACGAAGAAGGAGACGGAGACGGAGAAGGAGACGAAGAAGGAGACGGAGAAGGAGACGAAGAAGGAGACGGAGAAGGAGACGGAGAAGTGTTATGATCCTGAAAACTCAACACTTAGATTTGTTGATCGGGAGGATGAATTGGATTGTAAGTACTCATCAGACGATTATTTCTAAATTTCCCAAGCAGTGATCTTAAAGAATAGTCTATGATTTACTGGTTTGAGCTACTGACAAAGTTCTGAGAGGCAATTGTAACCCAAATTGTAACACTTAACATCTTTTCTTGTGTGTCTCATAGTTTTGTACATTGGTTACAAGTCTCGCAGAGCGCTGATGTCCTGTGGTCATGCTGTCACTCCGATGTCTCTCACTGACTGGTGTCGCAGATTGTTGGATCAGGTTGGTAAACAACCCAATAACCAGaacaaaacgttggcattgaacgtttctgcaaaccacggaTACGTTGAATGTCTACATTTCAATATTGGCCATTATCCgttgaataataatgttttatgatgtgacaacgctgtggttatggtctggttaggtttaagcacaaaaactacttggttagggttagggaaagatcatggttttggtttaaaaaataaaaataaaataaaatacaaacggctgcaaatgtcccgacgtctcgctaaaaacatCTGGTTTTGTCAGTTGAAAGGGGAAGCAGGTATTGATTTCGAGGTGGTCTCAAACCGcgctctctgctgatttccaacctttttaaaataaaggaaatataGTGTGGTAAACTGtgattttagctttttttctaaattcacACAATAAGTTTAAGTATTTCATTTGTCAAATAAACTACATTCACAGCTTTACagtgcaaataaataattaaactaCCTCCTAACCGCACCGACTCCTCCTCTTCCAAACaagaaagtcagctcatatagatctcaTGTGAACTACATcgctttagaaatgttgatatgctacgtgGCAATCTGCTATCTGTgttttgcagaaacgtacacTGTTAACGTTTTATACTTGCGACCAGGCTGTGgtaaatgttgttaattattGTACATGATCACCTTCATCGCGAAATTCAAATGGAGTTTTCTGTGACACATAATTACCTGATAAAAATGGATGACAGTAGCATAATTGTGCCGTcgacttattttattttcatacatttcacAAATTTCAATACACACGTGTATCTTAATGCAGTAGTCCAGTATTAATTTGACCCAACATCCACAAATAGACTTGACAGTGAAAATCTGTCTTATCAAGTCATTTCTCTCTATAATTGAGTTCTCAATATTCAAAAATCTTCTGATCACACTGGATGATTTTCTCACTTGTTTAAGAAAATGTTTAGAACTGGATTACTAACATTCAGGTAAATCAGTGCTGTATTTATGACACTTATTgattaagattattttttcacaCATGAAGGTTTTGACTGATGCTTtgactgattttctttttaattatcaAGGGTGAGAGCAGATTTAAATGTGGTCAAACTCGCTGCAATGTTGAATGGCCCTTCGAGGAGGTTCGTGAAATGGCTCTTCTGACCCCTGAAGAAATGAAGgagtttgaaaagaaaatgtttaacaATTCTAAGGATGCCAAATCAGTAAGTATTTTAATTAAGCAACTTTAAAACCTGTTTTCATACCATAtttgctgtaatttaaaaaaatatatacattaaaaaatactgtttctttctttttatacaACACAACTTAACAGTGTCCTGGCTGCAAGTCTCGTGTGATGAGAGCTGACCTGAATGATCTGAGTGTCCTCTGCTCAGTTTGCACAGCTGACAAAAAGAAGGACTACAGATTCTGCTGTCAGTGTCTGAGGGAATGGAAAGGTCCATTTCCACGTTCAGATCGTTGTGGAAATGATGGCTGCATCAATCAACTACTTGAAACACTGAGAAAGTGTCCAGAGATCATCTTTAAGAATGTGGTGGGGGTCACTGGTTGTCCCTCCATCCGTGCCTGTCCCACCTGTGGCCAACTGGTGGAGCATAACACAAAACTGTGTAAAAGCATCATCTGTGGCCGATGTAAAGTGAAgttctgttttgtgtgtctgaatCTCTTTAAAGAGTGTGAGAAGACACCTTACAAGCCTTGCTCTAGTGGTGTCGCTCCCAGACAAACCTCTATACCTGTGTGGAAGAGGAAATAATCTTAACAACACCAGATTGCTTTAGCCTCAGTTGATGTTTTTATACAATATTAAtcttgtattttcactttttcttctgttttttgaagATTGATTTTGTAATGAAAATCATTATTACTGTTGTCTGAAACTAAGACCCTGAATGATAACATAATAATATCTCTCcgtcaattttttaaaaaaatagatttttcatCACCACAGAGATAATCAAAGCAACAGACTGTAAGATTTATATGAGACTTTCTCTCTGAACTGTGTAGCTTAATTACAATCTAACACCTTGACTCTCCATAACTATACAATATCATTTATACACTAATTTGTACTAATATCTTTAAATCCTCACAGCTTCCTCTTCATTTGCTTTATAATATTTTACTAAGTCATAATATAAGAAGAGAATTCAACCAGCTTTCAGCTTTTACTAAAACTTACTGTAGagaatattaaataatttatctgtacatttactgcatgTCTTTCTTCATTGTGTTAATAgtatattaattaatatattatatttaataatagtattttatttactatttcaGTATCATTTGTTAACAAAACCAGCTGAAAAAACAGGCCCTCAGCAAGTAATGTTCATTAGTTGGCTGTTTTTCCTGTTCAATTCAAATAAAACGAACCTTTTGTTTGAATACATTGTTTCTATTTAACATAGAATGATCATTTTCATGGCGGTCCTCTCTTCAGGGATGAAGGAagatgtcacccagtgcagcaatGTGGCTCAAtgaggtgtttttaatagtttttggacagtaacagaggtctacggcacagagacATATattcaggctttggatacacatacagtacttttAGCTGAGTAGTTTAttattggtttggctctgcacgaTATTTGTTGATAATTAGAAAAATACAGagccagccaaatcctttaaaacatgtgactgagaaaaaaacaagccatCAAAAGGCTTTTAACAGTGAAAGTTTCTATTCAAAGTTTTTAAAGGCAGGTTTGCTACAGGTCACTATGATCCTCTGGGACAGTGTGGATCCTGACCCTGTAGGAGCAACATTTCCTGTAAGACACCATGACTGCAGCCAGGAGACACACAGCAGCGGTGAAGCAGAGCGCTGTGGCTACAGTGAACTCTGTAGGAGGTCTGAGGGAAGACCAGGTCCCGTCCTGGTCTGAAGGTAAAGTCTCAAAGGGATCACTGaacaaaaaagcaataaagcaaTAGAGATTAATATCAGTTAGAGGTCAGTATCAAGGAAGAGGGCGCCTGTAAAAACTCAACTTGTGATagaagcaggaaatgtgttgACATCATCTGAGGGAGGAGTAATGTCAACATACAAACATAACTTCCTGTCAGGGCAGAAAACTAAACCCTGGTATCCTTTTAtctgagaaacaaacacagcaaagaaaagacaaatgatATGATTAAATATCAAGTGAAAACTGTGGATCTGTTTggtgttgttgtatttttaaacatcagtCTGTCATTGTCACATCAGTTGTGatgatttatttgtaaaatcCCTGTAAACTAAATCTGAATAGTACCGAAGGAAAAGTATTTCCTGCAGCATCCAGCTTACAGTTAACTAAAGATAAGAACTTCTGCgtcaaacatattttcattgaGCTGTTTGATTAATGTGGGACATTGTAACAAGTACTTTTATATACTACATCTATTTACATTCTATTACATTACTTATCAGTATATAATAATACTATATTACTTCATAATTATGTATATTGCACATATAATTCCCACCTACATATACTTTTTTCAGACGTTTGTGGCTGCTGGGGTTGTACTGCTTTTGCACAAATATTTGCACAATTCACTATATAGTCTAAGTTATTGTAATGATCATATCGTAGCTTTTTGAATGTGACCTTATTTCTTTAAtctcttattttactttttatttatttcattcagaGAGTTCCTTATCTGTTTTCTTACCTCTCAACCTGTTTTTGTTCTGCAGTAACAGGGGGATTTCTCCtctgggatcaataaagtcttatcttatcaTGTCTTATCTCGTTTTCacatatttcaacatatttttattgagcTGCTTGCTTAATGTGGCACATTGTAACAAGCacttttatatattacatatgtattttcatatttacatatatcTACATTCTATCATATTACACGTATCAGTATATAATCATAATATATTACTATTTAGGCACGTGCATAATTAGACTCCAAAGGGGGCTTGAGCCCCTCCTCTTTTTGACCTCCTAGAGAGGAAGTGTCCCTTTTTCTGGGGcgtttttttaataaatagaTGTGCTTTTTTAAGACGTTATAgcaatttttttcataaaataaaattaattaatttaaccATGCAATAGCATCAGAAAGGCTAAATAATGACAACGTAAGGCTActgtttcaaaatcaaagaatatatttattaatcaGAACAATCACAAACATTCAAAGCAGGGGGAGGCGCGCAGAAACAGCTGTtggcagctctctctctctctctctctctctctccctctctctctctctctctctctctctctctctctctctctcactccataACCAAATACAGTTTTGCCAAAGCACTGTATGAATAATGGAAGCTGACAATTATAAAAGAAATCTATACATATTAAGAATttcgatttttttttaagaattgaGAGTAGAATTTGTTTCAGTCTGcaaatgtatacatttttcTATAGTTATGTACTACAGTTAAAGGCAACAGATTTCTGCAGTCCGAAAT
This genomic interval carries:
- the LOC121889930 gene encoding uncharacterized protein LOC121889930; protein product: MGSEQTKNKPDATDLKSDLTSEEKKTKKETETEKETKKETETEKETKKETEKETKKETEKETEKCYDPENSTLRFVDREDELDFLYIGYKSRRALMSCGHAVTPMSLTDWCRRLLDQGESRFKCGQTRCNVEWPFEEVREMALLTPEEMKEFEKKMFNNSKDAKSCPGCKSRVMRADLNDLSVLCSVCTADKKKDYRFCCQCLREWKGPFPRSDRCGNDGCINQLLETLRKCPEIIFKNVVGVTGCPSIRACPTCGQLVEHNTKLCKSIICGRCKVKFCFVCLNLFKECEKTPYKPCSSGVAPRQTSIPVWKRK